From Coccinella septempunctata chromosome 4, icCocSept1.1, whole genome shotgun sequence, a single genomic window includes:
- the LOC123310687 gene encoding uncharacterized protein LOC123310687 isoform X2: protein MSANNISKNEAQTESPLAQSTPSKSWVQFEDETLENKNSEAAVIPTENVQVLERSLSKPSSPGISNNIAVLDPKPLRNVELPVATVEPIRQGFVNGDVIVTLLPVNTKFPWVTPARFRPELVPEELMAQGLTLTVEEYVQAMELLVNDYRFTLYNVCYKRVLVVWILLAFLVLFALLFSNQNGPVLFIMGIGWLLLNAAAIILSMWVKFKLTRNLEKCLAQVNKQLLRHKIVIALDDRGKISCHKVNLCFLYMDSAPCINHLQSSIDQQERDQNSGWEQKMDITANDIIIQGSRTTRLSRKQERATLLYLRYIARWGKEVVRGYLVSPPAKGGRHCHSLTCPCQFIDEHLYCKPPGKSKCLSFLHFFSEDDHSRKVQIKHSSALSLNI from the exons ATGAGTGCGAATAATATTTCCAAGAACGAAGCTCAAACTGAAAGTCCCTTAGCACAGTCTACTCCGTCGAAGTCTTGGGTGCAATTCGAGGATGAAACTTTGGAAAACAAAAATAGCGAAGCAGCTGTGATACCTACAGAAAATGTTCAAGTACTTGAAAGGAGTCTTAGTAAACCATCATCTCCAGGAATAAGCAATAACATAGCTGTTTTAGATCCTAAACCTCTGAGAAATGTTGAACTACCTGTTGCTACTGTTGAACCTATAAGACAGGGTTTTG TGAATGGTGATGTTATTGTCACTCTGCTTCCTGTAAATACTAAATTTCCATGGGTAACACCAGCAAGATTCCGTCCAGAGTTGGTGCCAGAAGAATTAATGGCACAGGGCTTAACG CTAACAGTGGAAGAGTATGTCCAAGCCATGGAACTATTGGTGAATGATTACAGGTTCACATTATATAACGTCTGTTACAAAAGAGTTCTTGTTGTATGGATTCTGTTGGCATTTCTAGTATTGTTTGCATTACTATTCTCTAATCAAAATGGACCTGTTCTTTTTATCATGGGTATAGGCTGGCTCCTACTGAATGCAGCTGCTATAATTTTATCGATGTGGGTAAAATTCAAACTGACTagaaatttggaaaaatgtCTTGCTCAGGTGAACAAGCAGCTTTTAAGGCATAAAATTGTCATCGCCCTTGATGATAGGGGAAAGATATCGTGTCACAAGGTGAATTTGTGCTTTTTGTACATGGATTCAGCCCCTTGCATCAACCATCTTCAATCTAGCATCGACCAACAAGAGAGAGATCAGAATAGTGGTTGGGAGCAGAAGATGGATATAACAGCAAACGACATTATTATTCAGGGAAGCAGGACTACCAGGTTGTCAAGAAAACAG GAGAGAGCGACCCTATTATACCTGCGATACATCGCTAGGTGGGGCAAAGAGGTAGTCCGCGGATACCTAGTAAGTCCACCTGCTAAGGGAGGTCGTCACTGTCATTCTCTCACCTGTCCCTGTCAATTTATAGACGAGCATCTATACTGCAAACCTCCAGGCAAGTCGAAGTGTCTATCGTTTTTACATTTCTTTAGTGAAGATGATCATTCTCGAAAAGTGCAAATAAAGCATTCCAGTGCCTTAAGCTTGAATATTTGA
- the LOC123310687 gene encoding uncharacterized protein LOC123310687 isoform X4 — protein sequence MSANNISKNEAQTESPLAQSTPSKSWVQFEDETLENKNSEAAVIPTENVQVLERSLSKPSSPGISNNIAVLDPKPLRNVELPVATVEPIRQGFVNGDVIVTLLPVNTKFPWVTPARFRPELVPEELMAQGLTLTVEEYVQAMELLVNDYRFTLYNVCYKRVLVVWILLAFLVLFALLFSNQNGPVLFIMGIGWLLLNAAAIILSMWVKFKLTRNLEKCLAQVNKQLLRHKIVIALDDRGKISCHKVNLCFLYMDSAPCINHLQSSIDQQERDQNSGWEQKMDITANDIIIQGSRTTRLSRKQERATLLYLRYIARWGKEVVRGYLVSPPAKGGRHCHSLTCPCQFIDEHLYCKPPAHPCNFFYFLSQRNIDEAPNLYV from the exons ATGAGTGCGAATAATATTTCCAAGAACGAAGCTCAAACTGAAAGTCCCTTAGCACAGTCTACTCCGTCGAAGTCTTGGGTGCAATTCGAGGATGAAACTTTGGAAAACAAAAATAGCGAAGCAGCTGTGATACCTACAGAAAATGTTCAAGTACTTGAAAGGAGTCTTAGTAAACCATCATCTCCAGGAATAAGCAATAACATAGCTGTTTTAGATCCTAAACCTCTGAGAAATGTTGAACTACCTGTTGCTACTGTTGAACCTATAAGACAGGGTTTTG TGAATGGTGATGTTATTGTCACTCTGCTTCCTGTAAATACTAAATTTCCATGGGTAACACCAGCAAGATTCCGTCCAGAGTTGGTGCCAGAAGAATTAATGGCACAGGGCTTAACG CTAACAGTGGAAGAGTATGTCCAAGCCATGGAACTATTGGTGAATGATTACAGGTTCACATTATATAACGTCTGTTACAAAAGAGTTCTTGTTGTATGGATTCTGTTGGCATTTCTAGTATTGTTTGCATTACTATTCTCTAATCAAAATGGACCTGTTCTTTTTATCATGGGTATAGGCTGGCTCCTACTGAATGCAGCTGCTATAATTTTATCGATGTGGGTAAAATTCAAACTGACTagaaatttggaaaaatgtCTTGCTCAGGTGAACAAGCAGCTTTTAAGGCATAAAATTGTCATCGCCCTTGATGATAGGGGAAAGATATCGTGTCACAAGGTGAATTTGTGCTTTTTGTACATGGATTCAGCCCCTTGCATCAACCATCTTCAATCTAGCATCGACCAACAAGAGAGAGATCAGAATAGTGGTTGGGAGCAGAAGATGGATATAACAGCAAACGACATTATTATTCAGGGAAGCAGGACTACCAGGTTGTCAAGAAAACAG GAGAGAGCGACCCTATTATACCTGCGATACATCGCTAGGTGGGGCAAAGAGGTAGTCCGCGGATACCTAGTAAGTCCACCTGCTAAGGGAGGTCGTCACTGTCATTCTCTCACCTGTCCCTGTCAATTTATAGACGAGCATCTATACTGCAAACCTCCAG
- the LOC123310687 gene encoding uncharacterized protein LOC123310687 isoform X3, which translates to MSANNISKNEAQTESPLAQSTPSKSWVQFEDETLENKNSEAAVIPTENVQVLERSLSKPSSPGISNNIAVLDPKPLRNVELPVATVEPIRQGFVNGDVIVTLLPVNTKFPWVTPARFRPELVPEELMAQGLTLTVEEYVQAMELLVNDYRFTLYNVCYKRVLVVWILLAFLVLFALLFSNQNGPVLFIMGIGWLLLNAAAIILSMWVKFKLTRNLEKCLAQVNKQLLRHKIVIALDDRGKISCHKVNLCFLYMDSAPCINHLQSSIDQQERDQNSGWEQKMDITANDIIIQGSRTTRLSRKQDRAERLFLRYLQRWGKDFLRRRLDWTLDEILGNPAQPRHVQSALCPCQYVEEVVIRKAYLSDGPDCCPKLSGLLFRQGLY; encoded by the exons ATGAGTGCGAATAATATTTCCAAGAACGAAGCTCAAACTGAAAGTCCCTTAGCACAGTCTACTCCGTCGAAGTCTTGGGTGCAATTCGAGGATGAAACTTTGGAAAACAAAAATAGCGAAGCAGCTGTGATACCTACAGAAAATGTTCAAGTACTTGAAAGGAGTCTTAGTAAACCATCATCTCCAGGAATAAGCAATAACATAGCTGTTTTAGATCCTAAACCTCTGAGAAATGTTGAACTACCTGTTGCTACTGTTGAACCTATAAGACAGGGTTTTG TGAATGGTGATGTTATTGTCACTCTGCTTCCTGTAAATACTAAATTTCCATGGGTAACACCAGCAAGATTCCGTCCAGAGTTGGTGCCAGAAGAATTAATGGCACAGGGCTTAACG CTAACAGTGGAAGAGTATGTCCAAGCCATGGAACTATTGGTGAATGATTACAGGTTCACATTATATAACGTCTGTTACAAAAGAGTTCTTGTTGTATGGATTCTGTTGGCATTTCTAGTATTGTTTGCATTACTATTCTCTAATCAAAATGGACCTGTTCTTTTTATCATGGGTATAGGCTGGCTCCTACTGAATGCAGCTGCTATAATTTTATCGATGTGGGTAAAATTCAAACTGACTagaaatttggaaaaatgtCTTGCTCAGGTGAACAAGCAGCTTTTAAGGCATAAAATTGTCATCGCCCTTGATGATAGGGGAAAGATATCGTGTCACAAGGTGAATTTGTGCTTTTTGTACATGGATTCAGCCCCTTGCATCAACCATCTTCAATCTAGCATCGACCAACAAGAGAGAGATCAGAATAGTGGTTGGGAGCAGAAGATGGATATAACAGCAAACGACATTATTATTCAGGGAAGCAGGACTACCAGGTTGTCAAGAAAACAG gATAGAGCAGAGAGGCTTTTTTTGCGGTACTTGCAAAGGTGGGGGAAGGACTTTTTGCGCAGACGCTTAGATTGGACCTTGGACGAAATATTGGGGAATCCCGCCCAGCCTAGACACGTACAATCGGCTCTATGTCCTTGCCAATATGTGGAAGAGGTTGTCATTCGAAAAGCTTACTTGTCCGACGGTCCAGATTGTTGCCCGAAACTATCTGGACTGCTGTTCAGACAGGGACTATATTAA
- the LOC123311184 gene encoding proteasome subunit beta type-7 — MTSVLCPEIPTPGFSFENCKRNALLEGKGLALPKATKTGTTIVGITIKDGIVLGADTRATEDTTVADKNCEKIHYISPNIYCCGAGTAADTEMVTQIISSKLALHQLYTHRQVRVCTANMMLKQYLFRYQGYVGAALILGGVDTTGPHLYQIYPHGSTDKLPFTTMGSGSLAAMAVFESRWKPDMGEEEGIQLVRDAIAAGIFNDLGSGSNVDVCVIKKSGVDYKRTYEEANKKGTRQNSYRYPKGCTAVLSTKVQNIEVETKVQHIEPMDTA, encoded by the exons GATTCTCATTTGAAAACTGCAAACG CAATGCTCTATTGGAAGGAAAAGGTCTTGCCTTACCCAAAGCAACCAAAACTGGTACTACAATTGTAGGTATTACCATTAAAGATGGAATCGTTCTTGGTGCTGATACAAGAGCAACTGAAGATACCACTGTTGCAGATaagaattgtgaaaaaattcattatatCTCACCTAATATTTA TTGTTGTGGTGCAGGCACAGCAGCTGATACAGAAATGGTTACCCAAATTATTTCCTCCAAACTTGCTCTCCACCAGCTCTACACCCATCGTCaggtaagagtatgtacagcaAATATGATGCTGAAGCAATACTTGTTCCGCTACCAAGGCTATGTGGGAGCTGCTCTCATTCTTGGTGGAGTGGATACAACTGGTCCTCATCTTTATCAAATTTACCCACATGGTTCTACTGACAAATTGCCCTTTACTACTATGGGCTCTGGTTCTTTGGCTGCTATGGCTGTGTTTGAATCCCGTTGGAAACCAGATATGGGAGAAGAGGAAGGTATTCAGCTTGTGAGGGATGCTATTGCAGCTGGTATCTTCAATGATTTAGGATCAGGTAGTAATGTCGATGTTTGTGTAATTAAGAAGTCTGGAGTTGACTATAAGAGAACGTACGAAGAGGCAAATAAGAAGGGTACTAGGCAGAATTCCTATCGTTATCCTAAGGGATGTACCGCTGTTCTGTCAACTAAAGTGCAAAATATTGAAGTTGAAACTAAAGTTCAGCATATTGAACCAATGGATACTGCTTAG
- the LOC123311852 gene encoding protein O-mannosyltransferase 1 — MGSPKSSNVNKTPDSKPKIKVENSKQDLGNTQIENESKKFFRIQFELDLVSVCLFLVSASTRLYKLEQPRNIVFDELHYGKYVSLYMKNTFFFDSHPPLGKQLIAFAASLANYDGTFKFDKIGSPYSEEIPLFALRFVPALFGSLIVPTAYHLLLEFNLSQWTSLIGASLLLFDNALLTQSRFILMESMIVFFALFGLLGVMKFRREYANFLSFRWFFWLIVSFISLTCSASIKYVGFYTCCLAFYILMRDFWKLLGSKLSDAALYLRFFLQFGIAMFVPIIVYMTIFYIHLSVLYKAGPHDSIMTSAFQASLEGGLASITKGQPLLVAHGSQITLRHSHGRTCWLHSHNHVYPIRYADKRGSSHQQQVTCYSFKDVNNWWIVKRPDKNDLVVEYPVDAIKDGDIIQLVHGITSRALNSHDVAAPQSPQCQEVSCYIDYNVSMPAQNLWRVEILNKENNGDSWHTIQSLVRLVHVDTNTALKFSGKQLPDWGFHQHEIVADRIINQDDTVWNVEEHRYTKSGDQKERERDLVTAEMIPTTATKLSFLEKFIELHYKMWFTSTENLQNHMYSSEPHEWPLMSRGIAYWVSSDSNAQIHLLGNLMIWYSATSGVFIYIFLLIFYLLRRRRLIFDLDKHTWEKFETIGEVFLAGYLFHYIPYFFVDRTLFLHHYLPAFVFKTFLLSAVMEHAYIVVKNNFKAVILSKIMILMQLIWLSLIFFVYVKFSVLSYGTTELTMKDILDLRWKDTWDFIIHKK; from the exons ATGGGTTCTCCCAAGTCGAGCAACGTTAATAAAACTCCCGACAGTAAACCCAAAATCAAAGTAGAGAACAGCAAACAGGACTTGGGCAATActcaaattgaaaatgaatcaaaaaaattttttcggatACAATTCGAACTCGATCTCGTTTCAGTTTGTCTCTTCTTAGTCAGTGCATCAACACGATTGTATAAATTAGAGCAACCAAGAAATATAGT GTTTGACGAATTGCATTATGGAAAATATGTTTCATTATATATGaagaatacattttttttcgacTCTCATCCACCTTTGGGCAAACAGTTAATAGCGTTTGCAGCCTCTCTTGCTAATTACGATGGAACCTTTAAGTTTGACAAGATAGGAAGTCCATATTCAGAAGAAATTCCATTGTTTGCCCTTCGTTTTGTTCCAGCTCTTTTTGGGAGTCTTATAGTTCCTACAGCTTATCATCTCCTGCTAGAATTCAATTTATCACAGTGGACTTCCTTGATTGGTGCTTCATTATTACTTTTTGACAATGCTCTACTAACCCAAAGTAGGTTCATTCTTATGGAATCTATGATAGTATTTTTTGCATTGTTTGGGTTGTTAGGTGTTATGAAATTTAGACGAGAGTATGCTAATTTTTTGAGTTTTCGTTGGTTCTTTTGGTTAATTGTTAGTTTCATATCTCTGACTTGTTCAGCCAGTATTAAGTATGTCGGGTTTTACACTTGCTGTTTAGCATTTTATATTTTAATGAGAGATTTCTGGAAGTTATTGGGGTCAAAATTATCAGATGCTGCTCTATATTTgagattttttcttcaatttggtATTGCTATGTTTGTGCCCATAATTGTCTATATGACAATATTCTATATACACCTGAGTGTTCTTTATAAAGCTGGGCCACATGATAGTATAATGACCAGTGCTTTTCAAGCATCTCTTGAAGGTGGACTGGCTTCCATCACTAAAGGGCAACCTTTGTTGGTTGCTCATGGCTCCCAAATAACTCTAAG ACATAGTCATGGAAGAACTTGCTGGTTACACTCACACAATCATGTTTACCCCATTCGTTATGCTGATAAAAGGGGTTCAAGTCATCAGCAACAAGTCACATGTTATTCATTCAAAGATGTAAATAATTGGTGGATTGTGAAGAGACCTGATAAGAATGATTTGGTTGTTGAATACCCTGTTGATGCTATCAAAGATGGTGATATAATTCAACTAGTCCATG gaattacAAGTAGAGCCTTGAACTCGCATGATGTTGCGGCGCCGCAATCTCCTCAATGTCAAGAGGTATCGTGTTATATAGATTATAATGTCTCTATGCCTGCTCAAAATCTGTGGCGGGTGGAAATACTGAACAAAGAGAACAACGGAGACTCATGGCATACCATTCAGTCACTGGTTCGATTGGTTCATGTTGATACAAATACTGCTCTTAAATTTTCTGGGAAACAATTACCAGATTGGGGATTTCATCAGCATGAAATTGTGGCAGATAGAATCATCAACCAGGATGATACTGTGTGGAATGTAGAGGAGCACAGGTATACAAAAT CTGGTGATCAAaaggagagagagagagacctaGTTACAGCCGAGATGATTCCCACCACAGCTACAAAACTGAGCTTCttggaaaaattcattgaattacATTATAAAATGTGGTTTACCTCAACTGAAAATCTTCAAAACCATATGTATAGCTCTGAACCCCACGAATGGCCTCTGATGTCAAGAGGAATTGCTTATTGGGTGTCTTCTGATAGCAAT gCACAAATTCATTTACTTGGTAACTTGATGATATGGTACTCAGCTACATCAGgagtttttatttatatttttttactgATATTCTACCTTCTGCGAAGAAGAAGACTGATCTTTGATTTGGACAAACATACATGGGAGAAGTTCGAAACAATAGGAGAAGTATTCTTGGCTggatatttatttcattatataCCATACTTTTTCGTGGACAGAACTCTTTTTCTCCACCACTACCTTCCTGCATTTGTTTTCAAAACGTTTCTGCTTTCTGCTGTGATGGAACATGCTTATATTGTTGTGAAAAACAATTTCAAGGCTGTAATTTTATCGAAAATAATGATTTTAATGCAACTTATCTGGTTGTCCTTGATATTTTTTGTGTATGTGAAATTCTCTGTACTCAGTTATGGAACTACAGAATTGACAATGAAAGATATTTTAGATTTGAGGTGGAAGGATACATGGGATtttattattcataaaaaatag